From Saccopteryx leptura isolate mSacLep1 chromosome 3, mSacLep1_pri_phased_curated, whole genome shotgun sequence, one genomic window encodes:
- the COX6C gene encoding cytochrome c oxidase subunit 6C, translated as MSSSALTKPQMRGLLAKRLRMHLVGAIIVSLGVATFYKFGVAEPRKKAYADFYRNYDSMKDFEEMRKAGIFQSTK; from the exons ATGTCTTCCAGTGCTTTGACAAAGCCTCAGATGCGTGGCCTTTTGGCCAAGCGGCTGCGAATGCATCTTGTTGGAGCCATCATTGTATCCCTGGGGGTGGCAACTTTCTATAAG TTTGGTGTGGCTGAGCCAAGAAAGAAGGCATACGCAGATTTCTACAGAAATTATGATTCCATGAAAGATTTTGAGGAAATGAGGAAGGCTGGTATCTTTCAGAGTACAAAGTGA